The genomic interval TCTAGGATTAAGAAAAGCAGTCGAAGCAGGAATGCTGGTCAAGGTGAATACTGTGATGGTCCCGGGAGTCAACTCGCACCATATACCTGAAGTGGCAAAGAAGGTAAAAAAGCTGGGAGCTTATATCGTGAATATCCTCCCCCTCATACCCGTTCCTGGTACTCCCTTCGCAGAGATTCGCCCGCCCACTCCCCGGGAGCGCAAAGAGCTTCAGGACATCTGTGAGCCAAAAATCAAGCAGATGCGTCACTGTAGGCAATGTAGAGCGGATGCCATTGGACTCCTGGATGAGGACCGCTCTGCAGAGTTCGCCCATATCACCTGTGGAGAGGAGAAGGCTCCCTTAGCAGAGCCTGCCGTACTGGAAATCGAAGGGAAAGCAAAACACAGAATAGCTGTGGCGAGCAGCGATGGCCGCTTTGTGGATTTAGGTTTCGGGATGGCAGAAAAGTTTTATGTCTTCAGTGTGGAAGAAGGGAACGTCGTTCATCTAGGAGAGTTGCAGATAGATGCAAAATTAGATGAGCCTGTCTTCGGCAAAACTCATCGAGCCAAACTCGAGGGTGCGACCTTGGCTCTAAAAGGACATGATGCTGTGGTGGCAAATGAGTTTAGTCCCAAGGCTGTCCAACTGCTTAAAGCCCAAGGAATCGCTGCTTATACATCTAAAGATGAGGTGGAGAAGGCTGTAAGGGAAGCCTCAGAGAACCTGTACAAGAAAAGAGTGGAGATTTTCGAGTGAGAACATGCGCGCCTCCGACCTTTTGATCAGATGCCTTGAAGCAGAAGGCGTGGAGAGAATCTTCGGTATACCAGGAGAAGAGACGTTGGAAGTGATGGATTCTATAAAAGATTCCAATATCGATTTCATTCTAACAAGAAGTGAAGCCTCTGCAGCCTTAATGGCAGCAGCATGTGGTCGATTGAGCGGCAATGCGCAGGTATGCCTTTCCACACTAGGTCCAGGAGCGACAAATCTAATTACAGGGGTGGCAGAGGCTTACCTTTCCTACATCCCATTGATAGCTCTGACTGGTCAGGTCTCGACTGAGCAGGCTATCCCCCCGCGCAAGCAATACCTTGATCTGGTACAGCTTTTCAGACCGGTTACGAAGGAGAGCATTAGCGTTAGATCAGCCGCGCGCCTACCACAGATCATGAGCCGAGCCTTCCAAATAGCGTTATCGGAAAAGCCAGGGCCGGTGATGGTGGAGCTTCCCGAGGACCAAATGAGATGTCAAGTAGATGGTAAACCAATCAGACGGAGGGTAACGCGACCTTCAGTATGCGAGCCTGAATCTTTAGCCCAAGCAAGAGAGATCATTTCACAGGCAAAGAAGCCTTTGATACTTGCGGGCCCAGGCACGATTCGTTCTCTGGCCTCAGAGGAGCTAAGGCGCTTTAGTCGTGCCTGGAATATTCCAGTCGCCCATACCTGGCATGGCGCAGGCATAATGCCATTTGACGATCCCTTATCCCTTAACACCGTTGGACTGAGAAATATGGATCTCATTAACCCTCTATTCGGAGAAATGGATACGGTGATCTTGTTAGGTTATGATGTATCCGAGTTCCAGCCTAACTTTTGGAATTTCGGCGTGGAAAAGAGAGTGATATTCATTGGTAGCCAACCTCTGGAGGCTGCACATAATCTGGAGCTTGAGCTTCAATTAGTAGGTAATGTGAAACATGCTCTTATGGAGCTCTCTAAAAATGCATGTGCAAAGCGTAGTTGGACGGTTGAGTATCGTGCAAAATTGGATTCCTGTTTTTCTGAGATATTAAAGGATGAGCAGGGTGCGGTAAAGCCTCAGCTAGCCGTGAGAGCCATCAGGAATGCTCTAGGACGAGAAGATATTTGTGCCAGTGATGTAGGGGCTCATATGATTTGGCTCGCGCGTATATATCCCGTTTACAGAGAGAATACGCTCCTTCTGAGCAACGGCCTCATCCCCATGGGGATAGGTGTTCCCACAGCAATGGGGGCTAAATTAACGTGCCCGGAAAGAAAGGTCGTTGCCGTCTGCGGTGATGGGGGATTCATGATGACCATGGGTGAGCTAGAGACGGCCCAGAGGCTAAATCTTAGCTTCGTCACCATTATCTTCAATGACTCGGGATTGGGACTGATTCGTCAAAAGCAAGAGAGGCGCTTTGGTCATCATTATGGCACGGATTTTGGAAGCCCTGACTGGGTGCGATTGGCGGAATCCTTCGGAGTCAAGGGTTATCGAGCTGAAAGCGCTAAAGAACTTGAAGAAATCCTGACCTCATGTCTTGGAAGAGAAGAGTTAGCGGTGATAGAAGTGCCCATAGACTACCGGGAGAACAAGCTTCTTATGTGACCGGCCTGTCTGATGGATATTTCTTGCGTGAAAAATTCATCCAGATATTTCTCCATCAGGAAAGGTTAAAATAAGGATGCTTTCATTTGCGCCCCTATGAACGGACCGGACCCCAAGGAGTTCGAGCTCAGGTTCTTCTTGGAGAATGACTTCCAGCGGAGAAAGTGCCAGCGCTGCGGGAGGCACTTTTGGACCCTGGGGCCATGGGAGACCTGCGGAGAACCTCCTTGTGAGGAATACACTTTTATTGGGAACTCGCCTTGCAAGAAGGCTCTAAATTTACATGACATGAGAGAGGAGTATCTCTCCTTTTTCGAGTCTGAGGGACATAAGCGGGTCAAACGCTATCCTATAGTGGCCAGGTGGCGAGATGATGTCTTTTTCACCCAGGCATCCATCTACGATTTTCAGCCCTGGGTGCTGAATGAAGTAATTGAACCTCCGGGAAACCCTCTCACTATTTCCCAGACTTGCGTGCGATTCAACGATATCGATAATGTGGGGAAGACGGGTAGGCATTTCACCTTTTTCGAGATGGCTGCCCACCACGTATTCAATAAAAAAGGCAAAGAGATCTACTTCAAAGATGGTACGGTATCGCTTTGCCATAAATTCTTCACACAACGACTGGGAGTGGATCCCAAGCGAATACGTTACATAGAGGAGTGGTGGGAGGGGGGTGGGAATGCTGGCCCCTGCGTTGAGGTGATCATCGACGGTGTGGAAGTGGCAACACTAGTATTTATGATGTATAAAACGGCGCCAGAGGGCATGCAGCCGATGAGCATGACAGTAGTAGATACCGGCTACGGATTAGAAAGAATGACTTGGGTTTCACAAGGCACTCCGTCCGCATACGAGGCTGTCTTTGGGCCTGTAGTGGAGCGCCTTAAGAAGATGGCAAAGGTGCAAATGAATAGAAGGGTTTTAGAAGAATATTCTAAAGTAGCTGGAATGACCAATGCCAAAACCGCTGCTGACGTTCGCCGCATACGTGAACAAACCGCAGAGCGCCTGGGCGTCTCCTTCAATGAGCTGATGAGCCTAGTATCGCCCTTAGAGGATATCTACGTCATATGCGATCACTCTCGTGCTCTAGCCATCCTTCTGAACGATGGCGTGGTGCCGTCCAATGTGCGAGAAGGATATTTTGCGCGCATGTTGGTGCGCCGAGCCTTGCGCTGCATACGATCCCTCGGAATAGATGTCCACTTGGCTGATATAGTGGCCATGCAGGTGGATTACTTCCAACCAGTCATACCTGAGCTTTCCGAGAATCGCGATGATATTTTGAAGATAGTCCAGGTAGAAGAGGACCGATATTATGAGACTCTTGCTCGCGGTAAGCTGCTGGTGGACAGGTTTTCGAAGGGGATTAAGAAGGGGGAACGAATCACTACTGAGAAGCTAATCGAACTTTATGATTCTCATGGGCTTAATCCCGAACTGGTTAAGGAATTTGCCTCCGTTCCTGTCGACATTCCTGATGATTTTTATAAGCAAGTCGCAGCTAGGCATGAAAGGCCAGAAACAGAGGAAGAAGTGAAGGAAGAATACCCTGAAGGCCTACCGTCCACGCGACCATTGTATTATGAGGATGTGGATTTGCTGGAATTCCATGGGAAGGTGCTGGACGTGATAAAAGGAGGGATCCTTTTAGACCAGACAGCTTTCTACCCTGAGGGAGGAGGTCAGGAATGGGATTTAGGGACGCTTGACGGCTATAGGGTGAAGAAGGTGATCAAGGTGAACTCTTCGATCCTGCATTTCATCGATGGCCCTCTTCCTTCCCCCGGTCATGTCATGCTAGGCAAGGTCGACAGGGAGAGAAGGCACCGCTTGATGCGTCATCATACATCTGCACATATCATAAATGGTTGCGCGAGAAAGATGCTGGGAAATCATGTATGGCAGGCTGGTGCTCATAAATCAGAGACTGAAGGGCGTCTCGATATCACTCATTATGAGAATTTAAGCGTGGAGCAGCGGGATGCCCTGGAAAAAGAAGTTAATAGGGTCATTCTTGAAGATCTCAAGGTCCACATTCAATTCATGCCGAGGGATGAGGCCGAGGCTAAACATGGATACCGCCTTTATCAAGGCGGTGCAGTTCCTGGAAAGATCATCCGCGTGGTCGAGATAGAAGGCTTAGACGCCGAGGCTTGTGGGGGTCTTCATGCCAAAACCACCTCTTTCGTAGGCCCGATACGCATCCGTCGCACCAAAAGAATTCAGGACGGCATTGTCCGCATTGAATACTCCTCAGGCATGGCGGCAGTGGAGGAGATGCAAAGGGATAAGAACGTAGTGGAGACTCTTTCAGAATTGCTGAATTCTCCCGCGGATAAATTGATTGAGGTGGCGCAAAGGTTGCAAGGCGAGCTGAAAGAGACGGCTAAAAAAGTAGAGCATATAATGGCCCAACATAATGAAGCGGTGGCTCAAGCACTGTTGGAGAAGGCCGAAGACTTAGGCGATTGTAAGGTGGTGGTGCATACATTGCATGAAGGTGAGGACGCGGAGATGCTTTCTAAAGCGCTCACCTCACGCTCAGGCATCCTGGCTATCATAGGCGTGGCGGATAAGAACGCTAAAGTATTAGTTTCACGTTCAGCAAACTTGAGCTTGGACTGCCGCAATATACTAAAAGAAATAATGATGCTGATCGGAGGAGGAGGCGGGGGGAAGCCAGAATTCGCCCAAGGAGGCGGTGGAGACCCTGCCAAACTCGCTGACGCGCTTAAAAAGGCTCCCGAAATGGTACAGAAAGCCTTAGGCGTAAAACACTAGCCGTGGACCCTTATCGCGAGGATAGGGCGAGGCCTATTGAGCCTTGGCTATAGCCAGATAAGTAAGGCCAGCAGATTTGATAAAGGGAAATGCTTAAATAAGGACTCGTTTTTAGGGACTCTGCTCTGCGAGAGCACTGACTATCTATCCATAATTGGAGGAACTATCTTGGCCGAGGAAGGCGCGACAAGGAAGGACGAAACCAAGAAGGGCGACCACCCTAAAGAGGAGAAGAAGGAGTCCAAGAAAGGTGTGGAGCACAAGGGTGAAAATAAGGAGCAGAAGGAGGATAAAGCTAAGAAAAGTGCTGCCCCTCGTGCCGAGCCCAAGAAGGTCGAGTCCAAGAAGGATGAGAATTTCAAATACATCGTTCGATTGGTAAACACGGACGTGGATGGCAATAAGCCCATTATTATCGGTCTTCAAAGCGTAAAGGGGGTCGGGCCACGCGTCGCTGATATCATCGTGAATCGTGCTGGTGTCGAGAGAACGATGAAGATTGGAGAATTGGATGATGCGAAGGTCGAGCAATTGGAGAAGCTGATCCTTTCCTTTGGAGAATATGTGCCAAGTTGGGCTGTGAATCGGCAGATGGACTTTGAGACCGGGGAAGACGTGCATCTTGTGGGCGTTGATCTTGATGTCAGGATTAAGGACGACATCAACATGATGAAGATGATTCGATGCTATAAGGGAGTGCGGCATGAAAGCGGTCAGAAGGTTAGAGGCCAGCGCACTCGATCGAATGGCAGGACAGGTCTGACGCTAGGAGTCATGAGACAAAGGCAGCAGCCGGGTGCAGCCCCATCTTCTGGAGCAGCTGCAGAAAAGAAAGAAGAGAAGCCTGCAGCCAAACCAGCAGCGAAGCCCGCGGCGGCCAAGGCTGCAGCTCCATCAGCAGCTAAGAAGTAGGTGTTCACATGGGAGACCCTAAATTCCCTCGACGGACTTACGATACCCCATCTCATCCCTGGCAAGGGGAGAGGATAAAAGAGGAGCACGACCTGGTGAAGGAGTTCGGGCTCAAGAATAAACGTGAGCTTTGGAAAGCTAAATCCATCCTCAGGAACTTCCGAAAGCAATCTCGTGACCTTCAAGCAAGATTGCGCACGGGTGAGGAGCAGGCCAAAGTGGAAACTCAGAATCTACTCAAGGCTTGTGCTGCCTTGGGTTTGCTTCCCCCTGAAGGGGCGACCTTGGACGATGTTTTGGGCCTGAAGACCGAGGCCTTGCTCAACAGGAGGTTGCAAACGATGGTCTATAGGAAGGGATTGGCAACTTCACCCAGGCAAGCCCGCCAGATGATCTTCCATGGACATATCGCGGTGGATGGCCGCAAAGTCACCATTCCTGGATATCTATTAGCTAGGGGTGAAGAAGAGAAGATAACCTATCTAGGCTCTAGCCC from Methanomassiliicoccales archaeon carries:
- a CDS encoding 30S ribosomal protein S4; the encoded protein is MGDPKFPRRTYDTPSHPWQGERIKEEHDLVKEFGLKNKRELWKAKSILRNFRKQSRDLQARLRTGEEQAKVETQNLLKACAALGLLPPEGATLDDVLGLKTEALLNRRLQTMVYRKGLATSPRQARQMIFHGHIAVDGRKVTIPGYLLARGEEEKITYLGSSPFNNEMHPFRVEAPKVMEARARRLAKEARRAREEEKKGAGRGAKFPRRAEKVVEKVKEVVDIIDSKDLPDEPREE
- the nifB gene encoding nitrogenase cofactor biosynthesis protein NifB encodes the protein MDDEAVPSELRRLLDTHPCYNEKACKKFARMHLPVAPACNVQCNYCNRKYDCSNESRPGVTSEVLTPEEAVEKVRYVRQKIPYLSVIGIAGPGDPLANESTFRTLELVSKAFPDMTLCLSTNGLNLANNVDRLKALGVKFVTITINAVDPEIAAKMYQFVIWEGKVLRGLEAGKRMVENQLLGLRKAVEAGMLVKVNTVMVPGVNSHHIPEVAKKVKKLGAYIVNILPLIPVPGTPFAEIRPPTPRERKELQDICEPKIKQMRHCRQCRADAIGLLDEDRSAEFAHITCGEEKAPLAEPAVLEIEGKAKHRIAVASSDGRFVDLGFGMAEKFYVFSVEEGNVVHLGELQIDAKLDEPVFGKTHRAKLEGATLALKGHDAVVANEFSPKAVQLLKAQGIAAYTSKDEVEKAVREASENLYKKRVEIFE
- the alaS gene encoding alanine--tRNA ligase; the protein is MNGPDPKEFELRFFLENDFQRRKCQRCGRHFWTLGPWETCGEPPCEEYTFIGNSPCKKALNLHDMREEYLSFFESEGHKRVKRYPIVARWRDDVFFTQASIYDFQPWVLNEVIEPPGNPLTISQTCVRFNDIDNVGKTGRHFTFFEMAAHHVFNKKGKEIYFKDGTVSLCHKFFTQRLGVDPKRIRYIEEWWEGGGNAGPCVEVIIDGVEVATLVFMMYKTAPEGMQPMSMTVVDTGYGLERMTWVSQGTPSAYEAVFGPVVERLKKMAKVQMNRRVLEEYSKVAGMTNAKTAADVRRIREQTAERLGVSFNELMSLVSPLEDIYVICDHSRALAILLNDGVVPSNVREGYFARMLVRRALRCIRSLGIDVHLADIVAMQVDYFQPVIPELSENRDDILKIVQVEEDRYYETLARGKLLVDRFSKGIKKGERITTEKLIELYDSHGLNPELVKEFASVPVDIPDDFYKQVAARHERPETEEEVKEEYPEGLPSTRPLYYEDVDLLEFHGKVLDVIKGGILLDQTAFYPEGGGQEWDLGTLDGYRVKKVIKVNSSILHFIDGPLPSPGHVMLGKVDRERRHRLMRHHTSAHIINGCARKMLGNHVWQAGAHKSETEGRLDITHYENLSVEQRDALEKEVNRVILEDLKVHIQFMPRDEAEAKHGYRLYQGGAVPGKIIRVVEIEGLDAEACGGLHAKTTSFVGPIRIRRTKRIQDGIVRIEYSSGMAAVEEMQRDKNVVETLSELLNSPADKLIEVAQRLQGELKETAKKVEHIMAQHNEAVAQALLEKAEDLGDCKVVVHTLHEGEDAEMLSKALTSRSGILAIIGVADKNAKVLVSRSANLSLDCRNILKEIMMLIGGGGGGKPEFAQGGGGDPAKLADALKKAPEMVQKALGVKH
- a CDS encoding 30S ribosomal protein S13 encodes the protein MAEEGATRKDETKKGDHPKEEKKESKKGVEHKGENKEQKEDKAKKSAAPRAEPKKVESKKDENFKYIVRLVNTDVDGNKPIIIGLQSVKGVGPRVADIIVNRAGVERTMKIGELDDAKVEQLEKLILSFGEYVPSWAVNRQMDFETGEDVHLVGVDLDVRIKDDINMMKMIRCYKGVRHESGQKVRGQRTRSNGRTGLTLGVMRQRQQPGAAPSSGAAAEKKEEKPAAKPAAKPAAAKAAAPSAAKK
- a CDS encoding acetolactate synthase large subunit, with the translated sequence MRASDLLIRCLEAEGVERIFGIPGEETLEVMDSIKDSNIDFILTRSEASAALMAAACGRLSGNAQVCLSTLGPGATNLITGVAEAYLSYIPLIALTGQVSTEQAIPPRKQYLDLVQLFRPVTKESISVRSAARLPQIMSRAFQIALSEKPGPVMVELPEDQMRCQVDGKPIRRRVTRPSVCEPESLAQAREIISQAKKPLILAGPGTIRSLASEELRRFSRAWNIPVAHTWHGAGIMPFDDPLSLNTVGLRNMDLINPLFGEMDTVILLGYDVSEFQPNFWNFGVEKRVIFIGSQPLEAAHNLELELQLVGNVKHALMELSKNACAKRSWTVEYRAKLDSCFSEILKDEQGAVKPQLAVRAIRNALGREDICASDVGAHMIWLARIYPVYRENTLLLSNGLIPMGIGVPTAMGAKLTCPERKVVAVCGDGGFMMTMGELETAQRLNLSFVTIIFNDSGLGLIRQKQERRFGHHYGTDFGSPDWVRLAESFGVKGYRAESAKELEEILTSCLGREELAVIEVPIDYRENKLLM